The Polyangium spumosum genome includes a window with the following:
- a CDS encoding ABC transporter ATP-binding protein: MTKTHAIELSGLTKRFGGVTAVDDVTFFVEPGEVFGFMGHNGAGKTTTLRMLLGLTPLTSGSARVLGREVGQETLEVRRTAGYLPAHYTLPPDMTARQFLQYVGAMFALPRDVITERAEALLRRFDLVRDADRALRGFSTGMAQKVGLAQALINEPRVLLLDEPTSGLDPLGRHELLELLRELARDRGVTVLFSSHILSDVEALCRHVAVLHRARLVAFGDVEELKDRHGARTMDDLYLALVRKEAA, encoded by the coding sequence ATGACCAAGACGCATGCAATCGAGCTTTCCGGCCTGACGAAGCGATTCGGAGGGGTGACGGCCGTCGACGACGTCACGTTTTTCGTCGAGCCCGGCGAGGTCTTCGGGTTCATGGGGCACAACGGCGCGGGGAAAACCACGACGCTGCGCATGCTCCTCGGGCTCACGCCCCTCACGTCCGGCTCGGCGCGCGTGCTCGGCCGGGAGGTCGGGCAGGAGACGCTCGAGGTTCGCCGCACAGCGGGGTATTTGCCGGCGCATTACACCCTCCCGCCCGACATGACGGCGCGGCAATTCTTGCAATACGTCGGCGCCATGTTCGCGCTCCCGCGGGACGTGATCACGGAGCGCGCGGAGGCGCTGCTCCGACGTTTCGACCTCGTGCGTGACGCGGATCGAGCGCTGCGCGGCTTCTCCACCGGCATGGCGCAGAAGGTGGGGCTCGCCCAGGCGCTCATCAACGAGCCACGCGTGCTCTTGCTCGACGAGCCGACCTCGGGCCTCGATCCGCTCGGCCGCCACGAGCTGCTCGAGCTGCTCCGCGAGCTCGCCCGCGATCGGGGCGTCACCGTCCTCTTTTCGTCGCACATCCTCTCCGACGTCGAGGCGCTTTGCCGGCACGTGGCCGTCCTGCATCGGGCCAGGCTCGTCGCGTTCGGCGACGTCGAAGAGCTCAAGGATCGGCACGGCGCTCGCACGATGGACGACCTCTACCTCGCGCTCGTGCGCAAGGAGGCCGCGTGA